GTCTATATTCACCAAAAgcttaataataaattataactcaattggtaaTTTCTAGCCCTTttgactccttttttttttttttgaaaactcacatttttataagtcattattctttatttatttatatatatatatatacacacaccgaaaaaaaatatgtaaataataatatataattgagCTTAAAATTtataccctttaaaaaaaagtttaaaatttataaagatTTCGTATAAAACCTTAACCTTCATTTGTATACCATTAGAGTCTTGTTacatttcaaccaaaaaaaaaagagtcttgttacattatattttctttagatGGTAGAATAGATGTCAAGATCCTTATAGCACATAAGTTCACTagcattctttttcttttttttaattctttttttattttataggagTTCAATAGAATTCTTGAATTGAGATAAATGAAACTTATGCtgttgagaaaaaaagaaaagaaaagaaagatgtgcATACAAGgctatgagatttttatttttaaaaaagaaaaaagaaaaaagaagtctaaTGCGAAGGAAGAAAAACGAGGACGGTAGTGTACCTGTGTTATGTGGATGAAATCGATGGCGTTATCCTCTCCCATttcccaaacaaaacaaaagccattgatttcaagtttcaagtttcaagctTCAACAACAGGAACAACCTCTCTTCTCTTAACGGTCACTCACTCCAACCAAATCCAAAATGCCAacgtcactctctctctcactcttccTTTGTCATCACCACACCCCATCTCTCCTTCATAACCCTCTCACTCACTACAACAACTTTCCCAGTAcaagtactctctctctctctctctcactatatatatattgtgggttttgttttgtcaaGAATGATAAGCTAAACCAGTTTTGAGCTTTCCACAGGGACAGGTAAGAGGAGACCCTCTAACTCTAACAGAAGAAATCCAAATGGGTTGCCATTTCTCTGCTTATTCTCTTCTTTCAAGTCCAATGACACTGCACAACCAGCCAACGATGGAAGAAGGGCATTGCTTGCTTCTCTCCTCACAACTGGTTAGTCCATGTGTATCATATCTATATAAATTTCGTAAAAGAGTCTCCTTTActttgtatttttgtaatttgatCATTTGGGTCtttaaagttatttatttttttatttttttgggctaGTGCTGACAAATTATTATGcctgattaaaaaattttggttcaacACCATTGTCTATgatgtttttctatttttccttttgatgaaCAATATGTCTTGAGACGCAACTTTAATGGTAGTCAATAAAGTGGCGTTAGTAGTGGCTAGAATTAATAAGAACTTGTCAGACTAAgcagttgtgaaaatgttaGAGAAAAATATTACGTCTATAGCATTACTGTTTGATGAATGTGCAATTTTCTATGTTCACTTGAATGATTAACATTTATTATGACTCAGCTGCTAGCGTTTGCGCCTGTGATGTGGCTGAGGCTGTAAGCACAAGTAGAAGAGctgtaagtttttatttttggttcagATAATTGCATAAGTTATTTTTGAAGGTGATTGTTTTTGCTAATAGAttaaataaggggaaaaaagagTCTTTACAGTTGTAAAATCATGTAGCTCTTTTTGTTTGCTGCAGCTAAGAGGAGCAAAAGTACCTGAAAGTGAATTTACAACCCTCCCCAATGGTCTGAAGTTAGTAATTCTGTCATTgcttatttataattttcttgtttatattattttgttttcttgttttcctATGCTTTAAATCTACTATAATTTCCTTAGATATGATGCCTTGAACTCTAGTAAGTTACTTGTAACTgcatttttcatttgataaaatgtTACATTAGATGGTTGTACCCAAAAAGGAATTTTCCTTCtaactaatttatatataaaattttcttctatgaTTAGTTTCTACTTTCCAGCATGAGATTGTGTCAGAATTTTTCCTATACTTTGTCTCTTAATATATGGAATAGAACAGTTTAAGTTGTAGCTTCATAACCCTAAGTTGAAAGTATTGTTTAGTTGGTTAATTTCATTCATAGAAGTCACATTTCAGTTCTCACATGCAAATTTATGCTGAAATtcttatgtatatatttttcaGGTATTATGATTTGAAGGTTGGGGGTGGAGCTAAGGCTGAAAAGGGATCCCGGGTTGCAGTATGGTTGTAACCtgcttaaatttcaatattgaaCTTTTATGGGTTACACTGCTTCCTAGAGTATACCAATGCCTACCCATATCATATGCTGAAAATGACTAATTAGTGTTTAATGTATGAAAAATGTATCTGTTAAAATCTGATAATTACTTCATTGATAACTCATAGAATCTATctcaattatattatttgatgcCTGTCAATGCCTGAGTTCAATACTGAATTCTAAACTATAAGAACCTGCTTTCTAGATTTGTGAGAGATGTTAATATTATGAGTGATTAATATgtgaaaaatagaaatcttGTAATTGCtgtataatttgtatttatgcaccatattaatgtagaaaatttgtaatgtcaatatttttaataatttgaccaTGTTTGCCTTTTCAGCCTGGTAACTAATAGATATGTTGTATCATGCTTATGCAAGGGAATTCTAACCTTAAATTCTGATAACTTTAATTCTTTGATAGGTTTAATTGAAGAAATAGATAGAAAGTTAAGGAAATTTGTAACTTTGGTTTCCATATGATTGTTTATGTTCTAAAagggaaaataattttaaattctttttttcatttttttttctggggGAATTTCAAGAGGTTCAAAAGCCATTTATCTGGATTAGATGGGCTAATTTCATCACTTTTGGTTGTGAAGCTGTTAAAGTAAAATTACCTAATGAAAGCTATAGCAAACTATCTATGGATTCTAGGTATTGGATAGGTTCATTGCTCTGACCTAGAATATGATTAATCCAGCATGGGATACATGAGCTCCTAGTAAATTACCAAATAGATTGGTAAGTCGGGCATTCCTGCACATCAAGTGAAACCACAAATGCATATCTGGATTAGATGGGCTAATTTCATCACTTTTGGTTGTGAAGCTGTTGAAGTAAAATTACCTAATGAAAGCTATAGCAAACTATCTATGGATTCTAGGTATTGGATAGGTTCATTGCTCTGACCTAGAATATGATTAATCCAGCATGGGATACATGAGCTCCTAGTAAATTACCAAATAGATTGGTAAGTCGGGCATTCCTGCACATCAAGTGAAACCACAAATGCATATCTTTTTGAATGGTTGAATATTTAGATTGCACTGACATGATGTGGAATTAGTGTATATTGTATAACAATGAACCTTCTCTAGTTTCATAATTGCATGCATACATAGTCAACACTATACTCTTGCATATCATCTGGTAACTAATAACattcaaatattataaatttgcttATGTATATAGGTTCACTACGTTGCTAAATGGAAGGGTGTCACTTTTATGACAAGTAGGCAAGGACTTGGTGTTGGAGGAGGAACGGTAAGATAAGAATGATGCCTTTTTCACAAATTACTATGTATTCCAATAATCATAGCTATTCCTCAAGTATCAAGCCTTCTGCACTGCATATAATTAGGCCATGGGAGAGACGCTCCATATCAGCTTCCTTTAGGTTTGAACACTGTGGAAACTGTGAATGAAATGTAAACTGAGAAGGATAATAAGTGAAGAAACAGTTACATCTAACTAGACTGCAATGTATTGATGCAATCTAAAGAGTCGCCCATTGCACCAGTAAATATCTACTGTGCCTGCTCTATGGAGCAGGCCTCTCACATtatgtgggtcccatgaacctGTGGGGCTCACAGATTGTGAGAGGCCTGCTCCATGGAGCTGGCACAGTGGATACCTCCTCTCCCATTGCACATGTTAAACATCTATTATAAAACCAGCACCCTATTTTGTTGAGCTTGTATAGAGTGGAAActttttgagagttttttaaaGACCAGAAAGTACACCTTCAATCTCTGTTATATGCATTCATACAACTCTAGTACTTCAGGTGAATTGCTAATGTTGGGAAATTTGGACCACCCCTGTTGTTACTTATCATTTGAATTAAACAAGTTATTCAATTATGCCAATTTTCAATTCAGAAACAATCAATGTAAGCAAGTAATGGCAAATTAGAAAATGTGTCACCAATCGCACAAAATCACTCACAAGGAAATGGCCATATGGTGACAAAGTGAAAAACCCAAGGAAAACTATCCAAGGAAAAAACCACTAcgagggaaatttttttcaataaagcaaatccactatagCAAGAGAAATTTGACAATCATAAGAAAACCTTTTCCTAGACTCTATTGACCTATAGACAACTTACAGAAAAAACCTTTCACTACTCATGAACATCTTAACTCTTCAACTACACATATTGCTTCCACGGATGATGCACATGCAACCACAACCAGAACCTCAAATCGACAAGATCCTCCTGGAGATTTGTACTCCCCAATAGCACTAGGATGAAAACTCTATG
The DNA window shown above is from Quercus lobata isolate SW786 chromosome 7, ValleyOak3.0 Primary Assembly, whole genome shotgun sequence and carries:
- the LOC115952587 gene encoding peptidyl-prolyl cis-trans isomerase FKBP16-4, chloroplastic isoform X1 — its product is MPTSLSLSLFLCHHHTPSLLHNPLTHYNNFPSTRTGKRRPSNSNRRNPNGLPFLCLFSSFKSNDTAQPANDGRRALLASLLTTAASVCACDVAEAVSTSRRALRGAKVPESEFTTLPNGLKYYDLKVGGGAKAEKGSRVAVHYVAKWKGVTFMTSRQGLGVGGGTPYGFDVGESERGNVLRGLDLGVQGMKVGGQRLLIVPPELAYGSKGVQEIPPNATIELDVELLAIKQSPFGSPVKIVEG
- the LOC115952587 gene encoding peptidyl-prolyl cis-trans isomerase FKBP16-4, chloroplastic isoform X2 — its product is MPTSLSLSLFLCHHHTPSLLHNPLTHYNNFPSTRTGKRRPSNSNRRNPNGLPFLCLFSSFKSNDTAQPANDGRRALLASLLTTAASVCACDVAEAVSTSRRALRGAKVPESEFTTLPNGLKYYDLKVHYVAKWKGVTFMTSRQGLGVGGGTPYGFDVGESERGNVLRGLDLGVQGMKVGGQRLLIVPPELAYGSKGVQEIPPNATIELDVELLAIKQSPFGSPVKIVEG